Below is a window of Xiphophorus maculatus strain JP 163 A chromosome 19, X_maculatus-5.0-male, whole genome shotgun sequence DNA.
TTTGAGGAGATGCTGCAAGTCTCCAACGCAGTGGTGAGTACCTGAACTCAGCACCACAGGGGATCGGCTGGACGGAAGTAAGGATGCAccaatccactttttttctgAGGTTTAGTACCAGCCAGtatgatacagaaaaacagctgaattgacctaaagcattttttttaaacacagacataaatgtactgaattactaATTTATCTGATATGTCTGCACCAGAACAGCACAACGAAATAGACTAATAGCTTCACTAGCTTGGTcaaagatgggaaaaaaaacaactttcatttgttcagtctgCAGTTAGGAGTAAAACAGCCAATGTgaaatgaataataaagaaacaaactgataaAAGGACAGGATGACTACCTTGGTCAAAcgtgtaaaaataaactgtgacaAACCTTTTAATGGTTCAGAAAGAGCAAttagaaattctaaatataatgtaaaataaataaagcatgatgTTATTccgagcacaaagcatagaattagactgaatagatctgccctcaTGGAACGGGAACATTGTCACCGATACCTAATCTATAATTTTttcaatacagatattaataacTGTTTGTTGCATCTCTAGTGTCTTAAGAGTTATTGGTGTGTAAGGACTTTTTTTCCTCTACTGTTATGACATATTTAAGCTCCTCCTTTCTCTGTTCCCATAGCAACCTGATAACATTGTGTACGTGATGGATGCTTCCATCGGTCAGGCCTGCGAAGCCCAGGCTAAAGCTTTCAAAGACAAAGTGGACGTAGCGTCGGTCATCGTCACAAAGCTAGATGGACACGCCAAAGGAGGCGGAGCTTTGAGCGCGTAAGAACCTCTGTTGCACGGCGCTGCACGGCTGGTTGGTCCGCGAGCCGATGGTTTACCCTCACTCTGTGACGTTCTGTTGTTAGTGTGGCGGCCACCAGGAGTCCCATCATCTTCATCGGAACAGGGGAACACATCGACGACTTCGAGCCGTTTAAGACTCAGCCTTTCATCAGCAAACTGCTGGGTAAAAACTTCCTGTGTTTCTGCTCTGACTGCACCTGCTGGTTCTACCAAGAATGTAACACTGTTAACTAGATGAGGGTTAGTGTTAGTCTTACTAACATCTGATCGCTGCCTCTGGGGAAAATTACCTTTCTTTCTAACCAGGTTGCAGGGATTCTTTTCACGGTAGCTCAGTGGAGTTAGAGTTAAATTTGGATCATAATTTGGATCATATGTAATTCCATCTCGTAGcgcttcataaaaaaaacaaagatctaCCCAAATAGTAAGAATCGTCAGGGTTCCAGCACAGACTGGATAAGTTCTGGATAACTGTGGACACGGAAAAGAGTTtggaaaatttgttttgtttgcacattttataTCCTGAAAAATGTGGGATATAGACTATGTGAGTCTATATCCCACATGGAATATAGTCTATATCCCAAATCTATATCCAGAAGCAAAAGCGTTATTAGCCTCCATCTTATCTAATTAGTGCTGGCTCGACACACTGTTGTTGCACATTGTCTCCGAACTACAGGATGGCAGCGGTGATGAAACATGAGGCTTGTTTTCAAAAGACTATGGATGGATAGtctttttccatccatccacctgTCCTTCTGTATTTCGGACCTGACCTCTGTCAAAAATAACTGCTTTAAGTTGATCAATAGGATTTGAAAATCTCTTTGAGTCTTGTCTTGAATACTGTAGGAACAAtgatttaattcaattcaagttcaaagatattttgtaataaaaataattttttaaaaaactttagaaaaatgGCAGATATCTCCTCTAGCAGCGTTAGCCTTTAGCAGCAGAACTACGAACATAGCTCAGGAAAACTGAGTGAGACCTCAACCACACAATGTTCATGTTGAAGTCAGGTGGGCGGGATGCAACTgaacattatatttttatttctcatgtaGTCTGTTAACATCCCACAGACTACAAGTCCCAAAGTCCCACAGAATAAAGTCCTTTAGttctttattgttgttatttccCACCTCTACATTTAAATCTGCTGTTGAACACATGCAGACACGCAGCCAGAGTTCTGCATCAAGTCAAAAGACGGTTTGTGTTGCAGGAATGGGTGATATTGAAGGACTGATCGACAGAGTGAACGAGCTAAAGCTGGATGACAACGAGGAGCTGATAGACAAACTGAAACATGGTGAGAATCCAGACGCCTCCGCTGCAGAACCTGCTGCAGACACGGCAACTCACTCCTGATCTCTGACCTGCAGGTCAGTTCACGCTCAGGGACATGTACGAGCAGTTCCAGAACATCATGAAGATGGGGCCCTTCGGACAAATTATGGTAACTGAAGACTTCCTCTCAAATTATCTTAAAGGTCAAATTatcttaaaggtgacctattatgcttccttgaacaggtcgGGACAGGTCTGTGGATGACAAAACAAGTTCATCACATTTGGCGCACAGATCATTCTGAGAtgatgagatttcagtctgctccGTTCAGAATGAGCcgttttagggcctctgtcactttaaattcaataaaCTGCTTCAGCGGTTAAACCAACTGACCAAGAGTGCTTTAGCTCAGCTAGGGTTAATGTGTTAAGGCACATTGTAACTTAACAATCGGAAGGTCTTTGAAACAGCTCAtgtttccagacaccaaaaagcaTAAACTTACTGCCAAAagaattgctgtttttttcttaaagtacTTGGTCTGTAGTTAAAAGCAATAAAGACCCAACTGGAAGTATATAAACGTTCAAAGTATGAATTTTGCTTAATAGGTCGCCTTTAAGGTCTTTGGCTGCCTGTTCTCTTCTtgctgtttgaatttttttcattgCAGGTTCTAGATTTCTGTTGACATGTAAATAGCAAAACTGTTGATTCAGCGTCTGTATGAGTAGATGCTGTTAATTCCATAAGTTGTATATAATCCTGACTATACAATGTTCAAACGGGCTGATATTCTATAATCTAATACATAATGACCTTATTGATGATTGACCCGAGAACCTTGAAGAGGActtgtgtctctgtctgtcctGACTGTGGATCTGTGTGTTGCGTTCAGGGTATGATTCCCGGTTTTGGTACAGATTTCATGAGTAAAGGAAACGAACAGGAATCAATGGCCAGATTGAAGAAACTCATGACCATCATGGACAGCATGAATGACCAGGGTAACACACACTGTGACACTTACTCTCTCCACTGTTCTCTGCATTTTTTGTCAAGCAGATCTGAATGTAGACGTTAGTTTGAACTGGATTTCTGACTTAACTCAACCTGAATGAAAGATTTACGGAGAGGGTGAAGTCTCTGACTGATCTGACCAAGTTTCCTTTACAGAACTGGACAGTAAAGATGGGGCGAAGCTGTTCAGTAAGCAGCCCAACCGGATCCAGAGAGTGGCCCGTGGATCTGGAGTTGCCACCAGAGACGTTCAGGAGTTACTCACTCAGTACACTAAGTTTGCTCAGATGGTGAAGAAGATGGGAGGCATCAAAGGACTATTCAAAGGTACCAGTGAGCCACAATTCATGCCTAGAGGAGACTTTGATCTGGTTCTGATGTAGTGATACAATGTTTCTTAATCAGAAGAGTAATGTTTTATGCTAGCTGTGCTAACTGTGTTTAAGCAAACCACAGAACAACACGTCTTCCCTCGCTTATCAGTTTCTGACCGGAGGGAGATAACATGTCTGGATATTTAATAGCCACTTTTAAAGGAGGACTGCGTGAATGTGCAAAACTATGAATCACTTTGTAAAATCTGCTGAAAGATGAAGTGTTATTTGAGTATGCGACATTTCCAAAATCATGACCTGAAAGTAGAGCAAGAACATAAACAACTGCAaggtttttagaaaatatgagCATCCTTGGATTTTACGTCAGATCTCCGTGCTGATATGTTTGTGATGTTTGGTGTTCCAGGAGGAGACATGTCCAAAAACGTGAACCCATCTCAGATGGCCAAACTGAACCAGCAGATGGCCAAAATGATGGACCCTCGGGTCCTGCATCATATGGGTAAGACCTGCTCTCCAGCAAACCTCCCACAGTGAACATTCATCCACAGCTCACTTCGCACCATTGCTTAATGAAAGAATTCTTTAATTATAAAGAGCTCATAAAAATCACAGGACATAAGACTCAAAAACAGATGTGAAGGAGTTGAAAGATGTAGAGAAATAAATGCCTTAGTAAATCCAGTGAATCAGTCTCAGACAGTTGATGAGGAATGTTAACATCACAGCCTGGTATTGTATAAACTAATTTTACTACAGTTTGTtgtcataaaatgaaaagaggttgtttatttattttttattctgcatgCCTGCTAGAGAAAGTatttcaaatagaaataataatggACCAAGTATTAATCTTTAGGAAACCCCACAAGTTAAAGAAGCTTTCACAGAGTTATAGTAATTAGCTTTTACAAAGAAACTGCTTGACACTATTCAGCCAGGAATATTAGATCTGATGTATTAACTTTGCTTTTAATAAGATTTAGTTGTATGTCATATGTGTTGTGTGTTGTATGTTATGCTTTAAGTTACAAAAACTCCTTAAGTCAGTAAGAGGGGCCGAGGTCAAGAGGATCAGCTGTTGAGGAATTTTACAGATCAGAATAATAAATGAGTGAACTGTTCCAACATGTCCTGCCTAAAGTCTGTTGGCAGCATCGTCAGCTTGCACTGTCTGAACAGATTTAAGTTTAATTGATGAcaacttttattcattttctctttaattccagaaaatataaaagtacTTTGTAAATGAATCTAACTCGCTTGTAAATgagttgtaaaaaataaacataaaacagactTTCATGCACAAAGCTggaaaaattactaaaaaaacagaataaaatgtattattatgccctagaccaggggtctcaaactcgcggcccgcaggccaactgcggccctcgggacgatagtttgtggcccctgccttaatatgaaagtttaatgttagtgggcccgcgagtttgatataattggcacttttcagtgttgtgtgcggagctgaacgaacttaccaatcacggtggagtatgttgctctcgggggcgggacatcggccgggcctatttgcattttctatttgtcattatttgcatgcggtacatgcgcaatttccACGGCCGCTcccttcagcatccagtctagacccggaagtCGCTGATCAAtgtaacgtaattaaggttagggtaaattgagtttgagacccctgccctAGACATTAACACCAAGTGCTCAAAAAACAAGATCATatggactttttaaaaacttgtttcttTCAACAATCCAGATTTGGTTTTAAAAGCAGTTGGAGTTAAAATAGACTCCACCAGCTGGATGAGTTTTGCTtcgttattttttttctgcacatatTTAAACATGTCATCAGTCAAACAGTTAAACTTTGTATCATTCTGTTATGCTTGTGTGTTTTAGGGGGCATGGCTGGCCTTCAGTCCATGATGCGCCAGTTCCAGCAAGGAGCAGCCGGCAACATGAAAGGCATGATGGGATTTAACAACATGTGACCTCCCCCCCAGCTGATGCCTTAATACAGAAGAGGAAACTCTTCTCCTCCTtgcaggtggaggaggtggggCAAACCCTGTCTTTTGCTGCTTTGcaccaacaaataaaatacagtttgtccttcaagaaaaacattgaagGTAAATTGTGAGTATAAAGGAGTAGTTgaacttttcagcaaatgtttttgtttgtcagagAAACCTCTGGAATGCTCCTCGGTCTTGTGGAAGACGAGCTGATGATTAACGGGCCTCATTACCTTTggttggtaaaaatgtttccatgtaaaattaaaacatagtTTGAACCATTACAGGAGTAAATGACACAGGATGAAATTGAGTAGTGACAGTGTTTttgtcataataaaaaaattttattgcatcattttaaacctggtgtgtatttatttcattgaCTTTTTATTCTGATAAAATTTCACCAAGTTTAGCTGTTCTaaggtttttattaaagtaatttattttcaaattcagaagttcacaaaaatacaagattgtggtttttaaaaagtttgggaAAGCctcgatgatgatgatgatgatgattatgtAGCTTTGTAAGTCTGAGTGATGATTTAGatttgaattaaaagaaaatgatttttttccgttataaaaaaatacaaattaaccAGATCTCAGTGAGAGAATTGTGGAATTCCACAAATCTGGTTCTACATTTGGTTTaatatgtatatacatacatatttatatatgtgtgtgcgtgtatatatgtgtatgtatatatgtacataCATATATACGCACATAGGCacatacatgtgtgtgtgtgtgatgtctTTGGAGCGACGCGGAATGTGGCTCCTCTGTTCCACTCAGAGTGAGACCTCTTCCTTCGCATACCCTCTGTGTCTTGACGTGGCAACGGCTGCCGCCATATTGTTTTGCTTCGTTGTCAGCGCGAGGAGAGGAGCGGCGGATTCGCAGCGGCGGTAAGTTCTGACTTTCTTTTGAAACAGTTTCTCGGCTGCACCCGAGAGATCTCTGGCTTCGCCTGGAACATTTTCTACTCCCATACgggctgcagctgcttctgggCAGCCGAAGCGAAGCTGCCGTCCACCCGCTGGTAGCAGGAGATGACCTGAGGTTTAAACGGATTGTTTAGCATCTTTGGGAGTCCACATTTATCAGCTGTAAACACGAAACAGACAGTGAACCTTGTGATGTCAGTCAGGCTAAAGACTTGTGCTGTTCTACacaccttttgtttttatatatagataTGCTTAAAGTTAATGTGAGCCAAAGTATaaccaagtcagtgaaaactgCCCGCGGGTGTTGGTCGTtcggtgggtgggtgggtgggtgagggttttacatatttataaaattacaataaacatATTGAGAGTTGGATAAAGAATGATCTAGTAGCTGAAGGATTGACTACTCAGGAGAAACAACTTTCCTCCCAGACATTTAAAGTCTGATCAATaagcctgctgctgctgcaacattCTCTATTTGTTCTCTGAAATCAACAGCAAGCTAACTAGTCTCCAGATGATGTAGCTACTCTTTATGTGGGTAACGAAATCCAGAAGGCTACTCTATTTCTGGGGGGTGTGGGAGGCTGGAAGTTTTCTATAGGCCcttaaacttctccacattttatcatgtttccaccttaaagttcagtttattttatgcataattgtaaagtggccATGAAAATGACACCTGGATTTCTAAACTTTTTGCAAACACAAAGCTGAAAGCTGTGGAATGGattatgtatttattctctGAGCCTTTAAGAAACCCAACACGGAAATTTGAGGAAATTATTACTTAATAACAAACCTGTGGGGGATCAGCCTTATAATATACCTTATTGTTTTATCAAGTCAATATTCACCAAGGTTACATACTCTAAAGGTTTCTTCCCAGTTGGTTCCTTTCCTCTGTCGCCATATGCCTCCGAAGTGGTTGATGTCAAGCCAGTAATTCCTCTCAGTAAGCTGGGATTCCCCAGATGGATAACTCTTTGCCATATATATAAGTCGGGTCGCACTGGAATGTACATGACTGATTTTGGACCAGTCTGACTAGATTGCATTGAATTAAATGTAAACTTCTTGATTTGTATTGGACTTGTTGGTTTGGCAAAGTGCTTTGAGATGACAGCTGTGAGTTGGTCCCATATATGTAAATGCTTTGAATAGATTAATACAGACTCCATAGCACACTGGCAGAAAAAGGAATGGGGAGAAAATCCAGTTTCTCGATACAcaagaagtttaaaaataaaaaaaaaagttagagctgcaccaatctgatattaatatctgtattgatCCCAATATTGGGAAAAAATTCTAGATTTGGTATCGATGATAGAATACCCGATCCATAAGTCTAATTTTATGCTTTGTGCTTTGAGTGACATCGTGCtttgttattcattttacataatatttagaattttaaattgtaaatagtcagccttttatttttattagtttcagtttctttattatttattttccattagctgttctactcctaattacactgactgaacaaataaaagctgtttttccaTGTTGAAGCTAGTGAATTTAGTGGTATATTTCAGTGTGCTGTATTAGTGCAGAGTGagcaaattaatttgtaattcagtacatttacatatgtttaaaaaaaaagaaaagttttatgtcgtttcagctgtttttgtgtATTGGATTGCATCGGCCGATACTGGGCCTCAGACATTGGTATCTGtaacagaagtgaaaaaaagtggatctttgcattaaaaaaagcacttagctatttttaatcaaaacacagcaattccaaataaaaacatgacaacaatcaactgcattgatttaaaacagaaaagcagcaattcTTCCCACTACATGGAAATTGCGTTGTGATCAGTTGCAGAAGAGAAACCAGTCAAAGTTTGACTCTTTAGCGTGTCTTGATTGATATATTTAACCTTTGAACCCTGACGTTCCACTGAGCATTGTGCTTGTTGTTTACTGTACTCTAAATCTGCCAACCCCCCACAGCTTTCCTGTGACCTTGTGACCCCTGCTTTGACATGGCCACCTTCGCCGAGTACATCGCTCAGAACGAGGAGCGCGACGGCGTCCGCTTCAGCTGGAACGTCTGGCCCTCCAGCCGCCTGGAGGCGACCCGCATGGTGGTGCCGGTGGCCGCTCTGTTCACGCCACTGCGGGAGAGAAGCGACCTGCCCCCAATCCAGTACGAACCCGTCCTGTGCAGCCGTGCCACCTGCCGTGCGGTCCTCAACCCACTCTGGTATGCCCTTCCACCTGTGTGTAACTCACCAATCTGTGTAGAACTTTGTCCCTTAGAGATGCAAATCTTTCAGTGtccagcaattttttttatttttttttacttctttttttttttagggtcaCTGTTTAATTCAGTAGATTACTTGAAACATTCTGTTTcaagtaatgaaataaaattttgatttattttaaagaaggaAAGTGTCACAtaattaagaaaacaataaaatgtcataatagtaatcaaacataaaaaaccaaaacttccACCTGCAGTTTGAAGAGGagtaagaagaaaacaaaccccCAACTGTCTCATCCAAATATGTCCCATACTCTACATATTTATACATCTAATTTTTACTCATGTCATAATTTGTACTCTTTCctaattatatttattcaatGAATTATGTGACTGACGAGAGGAAAAgtgtcaggtttgacacctattaaagacaaattaaacaaacacagaaaagacaagagagttagattcttttatctcgcgaggagaacggatGGAGATGTGTTTCCAGTCACAAATCTCTGACcgctctgaaaacacatttgtccgctcctctctttttattactttcggagtccctatcacagagaacactgcaactctaaggggtggcggcaaaacacttcatcacttagttgcagtgctaatgacaaTCACTAACTAAGACACATTGTATCTTGCACTAGATTATTCTGTTCCAGACACAGGGTAGAACAGAGCAAGTTGTACGTCTTCATGGCGACGGTTTTATAACTATCTAACAGGTCAAGGATGCAGAAGTTTCTGCTGAGCGATAACCTTGTGAAAACGgttctctgctcttcctcagagaGGAATTCTGagaaaggaatcaaagtaattcaacaacacagagacattctttatgctaagatgaaacaaaacaagtaaaggcatataagacaagaacattataaaggcacatgaaacaacaaatatttgataataatatatacaatttacctaacaaaaagacagagaaaacaaatggaaCATTTATGTAAAACTATTCTATTCTAAGGTGACATACGGCATCAAATTCCatctgtttatatatatttttaaaaagtaggtgtgtttgtaacattttgtaacTTAAATTGCCAGTAGGTTAGCTTATTCAAAATATAtccgttttgttttgttttttctgctcctCTACTGTCCCTCTGTCTTCCTCTCCACCTGTTTCAGCCAAGTGGACTACAGAGCCAAGCTGTGGGCGTGTAACTTCTGCTACCAGAGGAACCAGGTGAGTGGGGTCCTACTGTGGGGACGGGAGAACAGCGATCCAGAGAGACTGACACCCGACCCTCCTCTTCTCAGTTTCCTCCATCCTACGCCGGCATCTCGGAGGTGAACCAGCCCGCTGAGCTGCTGCCTCACTTCTCCACCATCGAGTATGTTGTGCAGGTGAGAAAGCTGCGGCGTGAGACCGACGAGCGGCTCACCTCGCTGCCAGACGCTTGACCATCTCTGTTCTCTGGCACCAGCGGGGCCCTCAGATTCCACTCGTCTTCCTGTACGTGGTGGACACCTGCATGGAGGACGAGGACTTGCAGGCTCTGAAAGAGTCTCTGCAGATGTCCCTGTCTCTGCTGCCCCCCACCGCTCTGGTGGGACTCATCACCTTTGGACGCATGGTTCAGGTCCACGAGCTGGGCTGTGAGGGGATCTCCAAGAGTTACGTCTTCAGGGGCACAAAGGACCTGAACGCTAAGCAGCTGCAGGTAAACAGGATCCTGGTCATTTAtggtatcgtttatcatttatcgtgataaattgcTTATCGCAATAAAAGAATTTTGATTTGtcgttttcacaataaattccaattagtGATGTTTAAAACCACCCAGAGCTGTCCGTATTGTCAGGATTCAGAATATGCTTTACTGATGCATTTTATGTGACCGGTGTCCCAAAGTAGCGTATCACAAATGCTGTGTCATGCTTTAACagtcatacagttacctaaTAAAGTAATACTAAATagt
It encodes the following:
- the srp54 gene encoding signal recognition particle 54 kDa protein, with protein sequence MVLADLGRKITSALRSLSNATIINEEVLNAMLKEVCAALLEADVNIKLVKQLRENVKSAIDLEEMASGLNKRRMIQHAVFKELVKLVDPGVKAWTPTKGKNNVIMFVGLQGSGKTTTCSKLAYYYQRKGWKTCLICADTFRAGAFDQLKQNATKARIPFYGSYTEMDPVVIAAEGVEKFKGENFEIIIVDTSGRHKQEDSLFEEMLQVSNAVQPDNIVYVMDASIGQACEAQAKAFKDKVDVASVIVTKLDGHAKGGGALSAVAATRSPIIFIGTGEHIDDFEPFKTQPFISKLLGMGDIEGLIDRVNELKLDDNEELIDKLKHGQFTLRDMYEQFQNIMKMGPFGQIMGMIPGFGTDFMSKGNEQESMARLKKLMTIMDSMNDQELDSKDGAKLFSKQPNRIQRVARGSGVATRDVQELLTQYTKFAQMVKKMGGIKGLFKGGDMSKNVNPSQMAKLNQQMAKMMDPRVLHHMGGMAGLQSMMRQFQQGAAGNMKGMMGFNNM